Proteins co-encoded in one Campylobacter concisus genomic window:
- a CDS encoding methionine ABC transporter permease: MFGIDFSKFPDVFSRILLPAIGETLYMSIVSTLLAFAIGLIPAVLLILSDKDGLKPNKQLYFVLDIVINVLRSFPFIILIIVLFPVTKMIVGTSIGTTAAIVPLTIGAAPFVARLIENALKEVDKGIIEAAQSFGSSKFQIIFRVMFVEALPGIISAFTLTLIVNIGFSAMAGAVGGGGLGSVAINYGYQRFRPDIMLYTVVILIIMVQIFQVLGNYLYKISKK; the protein is encoded by the coding sequence ATGTTTGGTATTGATTTTTCTAAATTTCCAGATGTGTTTTCGAGGATACTGTTACCGGCTATCGGCGAGACACTATATATGAGCATAGTCTCTACTCTGCTCGCCTTTGCCATAGGCCTCATACCTGCGGTTTTGCTCATACTTTCAGATAAAGATGGACTAAAGCCAAACAAGCAGCTTTATTTTGTGCTTGATATCGTTATAAACGTGCTTAGAAGCTTTCCATTTATTATCCTCATCATTGTGCTCTTTCCAGTTACAAAAATGATCGTAGGCACAAGTATTGGCACCACAGCTGCGATCGTTCCGCTAACTATTGGCGCGGCTCCGTTTGTAGCAAGGCTCATTGAAAATGCTCTAAAAGAGGTTGATAAAGGCATAATTGAAGCTGCCCAAAGCTTTGGTAGTTCGAAATTTCAGATCATCTTTCGCGTGATGTTTGTAGAGGCACTTCCTGGTATCATCTCGGCATTTACGCTAACGCTTATCGTAAATATCGGCTTTTCAGCGATGGCTGGTGCAGTTGGCGGTGGTGGACTAGGGTCTGTTGCTATAAATTACGGATATCAGAGATTTCGCCCAGATATCATGCTCTACACCGTGGTTATTCTTATCATTATGGTTCAAATTTTTCAAGTTTTAGGTAACTACTTATATAAAATTTCTAAAAAATAG
- a CDS encoding MetQ/NlpA family ABC transporter substrate-binding protein yields the protein MKFIKLLTASLVALSLHAADKDHTIVVGVSPVPHAEILEFVKPKLKDKGYDLVISEISDYSIPNVATEDGSLDANFFQHLPYLEEQNKARGLHLVSVANVHVEPLGFYSKKIKNIKELKDGAKVAIAYDPSNGNRALRILEKAGLIEIDKNVKVATINDITKNPKNLQFVELEGAQIPRTLDDVDIAAISTNFVLDLGMSVAKDALLLEDANSPYANIIVTKAGNENNPKIKALVDAVLSPDTKNFIITRYKGEVIPAF from the coding sequence ATGAAATTTATCAAACTTTTAACCGCATCTTTAGTTGCTCTAAGCCTTCATGCAGCCGACAAAGACCATACCATAGTTGTTGGCGTCTCGCCAGTACCACACGCTGAAATTTTAGAATTTGTAAAGCCAAAGCTAAAAGATAAAGGCTACGACCTTGTTATCTCTGAAATTTCAGACTACTCTATCCCAAATGTCGCCACAGAAGATGGCAGTTTGGATGCAAATTTCTTTCAGCATTTACCATATCTTGAGGAGCAAAACAAGGCTAGAGGCTTGCATCTTGTAAGCGTTGCAAATGTCCATGTCGAGCCACTTGGCTTTTACTCTAAAAAGATAAAAAATATAAAAGAGTTAAAAGATGGTGCAAAAGTTGCGATCGCTTATGATCCATCAAATGGCAATAGAGCGCTTAGAATTTTAGAAAAAGCTGGCCTTATCGAGATCGATAAAAACGTAAAAGTTGCAACTATAAATGACATAACTAAAAATCCTAAGAATTTACAATTTGTAGAGCTTGAAGGTGCTCAGATACCAAGAACGCTTGATGATGTCGATATCGCTGCTATTAGCACAAATTTCGTCCTTGATCTTGGTATGAGCGTGGCAAAAGACGCACTTTTGCTTGAAGACGCCAACAGTCCTTATGCTAACATCATCGTCACAAAGGCTGGCAACGAAAATAACCCTAAAATCAAAGCTTTAGTTGATGCGGTACTTAGCCCTGATACTAAAAATTTCATCATTACTCGCTATAAAGGCGAGGTTATACCTGCATTTTAA
- the murI gene encoding glutamate racemase, which translates to MKIGIFDSGLGGLSVLNEALSKLSEHEFLYYADVKNVPYGQKSRDEILKFSFDAVKFLIENGANAVVVACNTATSVAIKELRANLNVPIIGMEPAVKKAHDLSHNDALKTLVIATPVTVNGAKLKGLIANLHAKDKTELLALPRLVNFAENGEFYTENVKSYLKEELAKFDLSKFGFLVLGCTHFNYFKDSLREILPSNISIIDGNEGTINRLISELGLKISTLNKATKVRFFYSGNEVFSKFELDKISRNLARLEKMREIC; encoded by the coding sequence ATGAAGATAGGTATATTTGACTCAGGACTTGGCGGGCTGAGCGTCTTAAATGAAGCTTTAAGCAAGCTTAGTGAGCATGAATTTTTATATTACGCAGACGTGAAAAATGTCCCATACGGACAAAAGAGCAGGGATGAGATATTAAAATTTAGCTTTGATGCGGTGAAATTTCTCATAGAGAATGGTGCAAACGCCGTTGTAGTAGCTTGTAACACGGCAACAAGCGTAGCGATAAAAGAGCTTAGAGCAAATTTAAATGTACCTATAATCGGCATGGAGCCAGCCGTAAAAAAGGCGCATGACTTAAGCCATAATGATGCCTTAAAAACGCTAGTCATAGCCACACCAGTCACCGTAAATGGTGCAAAACTAAAAGGGCTGATCGCAAATTTACACGCAAAAGATAAGACTGAGCTGCTCGCTCTACCACGCCTTGTAAATTTTGCTGAAAATGGGGAATTTTACACCGAGAATGTGAAATCATATCTAAAAGAAGAGTTAGCCAAATTTGATCTAAGTAAATTTGGTTTTTTGGTGCTTGGCTGCACGCACTTTAACTATTTTAAAGATAGCCTAAGAGAAATTTTGCCGTCAAATATAAGCATAATTGATGGCAACGAAGGGACAATAAACCGCCTTATAAGCGAGCTTGGACTAAAAATTTCTACTTTAAATAAAGCCACAAAAGTTAGATTTTTTTATTCTGGCAATGAAGTATTCAGTAAATTTGAGCTAGATAAAATTTCAAGAAATTTAGCTAGATTAGAGAAGATGAGAGAGATTTGCTAG
- a CDS encoding MetQ/NlpA family ABC transporter substrate-binding protein has protein sequence MKKLLLTSLVAFGLSVSANAADKSKTIIVGATPIPHAEILEVVKPILVKDGYTLEIKEFNDYTTPNLATEDGDLDANFFQHLPYLDEFNKNKGTHLVKTVGVHLEPMGVYSKKIKDIKDLKDGSTVSIPNDPTNESRALDILANAGLIKLNNNPLKTPLDIVDNPKKLKFEEIETAQVPRTLDDVTIAVINTNYALNANLNPVKDALVLESKNSPYVNYVVVKSGNENSPKIKALDKAINSSEVKKFIEIKYNGAILPAF, from the coding sequence ATGAAAAAACTACTTCTTACCTCTTTAGTTGCTTTTGGTCTTAGTGTAAGTGCAAATGCAGCTGATAAATCAAAAACAATAATCGTTGGTGCTACACCTATCCCTCATGCTGAAATTTTAGAGGTTGTAAAGCCTATTTTGGTAAAAGATGGCTATACGCTTGAGATTAAAGAATTTAACGACTACACCACGCCAAATCTTGCAACAGAAGATGGCGATTTAGATGCAAATTTCTTTCAACACCTTCCATATTTGGACGAATTTAACAAAAACAAAGGCACTCACCTTGTAAAAACAGTTGGCGTGCACCTCGAGCCAATGGGCGTTTATTCTAAAAAGATAAAAGACATCAAAGATCTAAAAGATGGTTCGACCGTATCTATCCCAAATGATCCGACGAATGAAAGCCGTGCTTTAGATATTCTTGCAAATGCTGGACTTATTAAGCTAAACAATAATCCGCTAAAAACTCCGCTTGATATAGTTGATAACCCTAAAAAACTTAAATTTGAAGAGATAGAGACTGCACAAGTACCAAGAACGCTTGATGACGTTACTATCGCGGTTATTAACACAAACTATGCTCTAAATGCCAATCTCAATCCAGTAAAAGACGCACTTGTGCTTGAAAGCAAAAATAGCCCGTATGTAAACTACGTTGTAGTAAAGTCTGGCAACGAAAATAGCCCTAAAATAAAGGCTCTTGATAAGGCTATAAACTCATCAGAAGTTAAGAAATTTATCGAGATCAAATACAACGGCGCGATTCTTCCAGCATTTTAA
- a CDS encoding DedA family protein produces MLHDVIDFIVASVSSWGYAGIFVMMFLESSFFPFPSEVAMIPAGYLAHKGEMSLILAFLAGTLGSLLGAIFNYYLCYFFGREIVLKYGKFVGITHEKMDKFEAFFNKHGEISTFNSRLIPGIRQYISLPAGLAKMNIFRFCLFTTLGAGIWCAVLLGVGYFLGSNPDKQTLLIITISLLAVVAVISVVYIIKQRKC; encoded by the coding sequence ATGCTGCATGATGTTATTGATTTTATAGTTGCGAGCGTAAGTAGCTGGGGTTATGCTGGCATATTTGTGATGATGTTTTTAGAAAGCTCGTTTTTTCCATTTCCAAGCGAGGTCGCAATGATACCGGCTGGCTATTTGGCACATAAAGGTGAAATGAGTTTAATTTTGGCCTTTCTTGCAGGTACGCTCGGTAGCTTACTTGGAGCTATTTTTAACTATTATCTTTGCTACTTTTTTGGTCGCGAGATCGTTTTAAAATACGGCAAATTTGTGGGAATCACTCATGAAAAAATGGATAAATTTGAGGCATTTTTCAATAAACACGGCGAAATTTCTACATTTAACTCACGTCTGATTCCTGGCATTCGTCAATACATCAGCCTACCAGCTGGACTTGCTAAGATGAATATTTTTAGATTTTGCCTATTTACCACGCTTGGTGCTGGGATTTGGTGTGCTGTTTTGCTTGGAGTTGGCTATTTTTTAGGCTCAAATCCTGATAAACAGACACTTTTAATAATCACGATCTCTCTTTTAGCTGTAGTTGCAGTAATAAGCGTGGTCTATATAATAAAGCAAAGAAAATGCTAA